The nucleotide sequence AGATGATTGACCGCTTCCTCCCGGGCAAGCTGTTGAAGCGCCGCACCGACGAACTCCCTGCGGTCGCTGCGCTCCTTCACCGCTTCACGGGAGGTAATCCGCTCTTCGTGCTGGAAACCTTACGCGCACTTCAGGAGCAGGGCCGTCTTGATACCCTCACTCCTGAACGGTTCGAGAACCGCCGCCGGGCGCTGCGGTTCCCGCGCACCGCGAGCGTCACGACCGTCATCACCTCCCGCCTGAGCAACCTCTCTGTGGAAGCGTTGACCCTGGCACGTGTGGCGGCCGTCATGGACGAGCATTTCACCTTGCACAGGGGTGCAGCCATCCTGGGGTGGGCCTTGCCTGCGCTGGGCACGGCCAGCGAGGAGCTGGAACGAACGCATGTCTGGTCCGGGCCGAAGTTCAGTCATGATCTGCTCCAGGAAACTGTCCTCGAAAGTATTCCTGAGTCCACGGGCTCCTTATTCCATGCCGCCGCACTTGAGGTGTTGAAGGACGACGCCGTACCTGCGGCCGTGTTGCTCAGGCATGCACAGCGCGCGGGGAAGAAGGCAGAGACCGTGCGATACGGGTTGCGTGCAGGACTGGACGCCTACCGGCTCCGGGCACTGACGCTGGCAGCTGCTTACCTGGAGGAGGTGCGGTCAGCACTCAAGCAGTCCGCTGAGCAGGGCGGTACGGCTCTCCTGACGGACCAGGACCGTTTTGAGTTGTACCGTGCCCTTCACCGGAGTTACTGGGAGAGCGGCCTGAATCTGCCGGCCCGGGAGGGCGAAGTGCTTCAGGAGCTCTTCGACTGGGAAGATCAGGTCAAGGATGAAACCGTACGCCGGGAAATTCAGTACGAACGGGCCGACCGCCACGTCGTCATGACGGGAGACGGTGAACCCATGCGGCAGTTGCTGACCACCTGGATCAGTGACGCGAGGGCGCATGGACGTGCGCGTGACGAACTGCACGCCGTCCGGGAACTTGCCTTGCTGGAGTGGAGTCTGGGGCAATTCCACGCCGCGCAGTCAGCTTCAGAACGCGCATTGCATGTCGCTCAACAGGTAGCTGATGGTCAGCTGGTCGGAGCCGTGACAGGTGAACTCGCTTACCACACCAGCAGCAGTGGGGATTGGAAACATGCGGAAGACCTGTTTCAGGTGGCCGCGAGGGACACGGACCAGCAACATGCGTTTCAGCACGCAGAGATAACCTGGACACGGGCCGTCAACCAGATTCACCTGGGCCGGGCGAAGGAAGCGGCAGGAGATTTGCGGCAGGCTGTTGCAGGATGGGCCGCCCTCGAGGAGCACGTTCGAGGGCTTCACGCGCGCGTGGCGCTGGGAGCGGCCTTGGTTGAGGTTGGAAACTACTCCGAAGTTTCGGCACTCGCGGCCTCTTGTGCTGAGGAGAGCCAGACGACGGAATGGCTCGGCTTCGCGACCATGTCTACGGCCGCGTTGCTGTGGTGGCACCTCGGGCGGGTCCGGGAGGCCAGGCGCACGCTTGACGCAGCGGGCCAGTGCGTGGTTCGTCCTCAGGGCTTTGGGCCGCTGGTGCGCTGTCGTTCGGCCAGTCTGCGTTGTGCGCTTGCAGCGTATGGGGGCCAGTGGACGGCGGCGGCGCGGGCGGCTGGTGATGCTGTGGAAGCGCGTCGGGAGTTGGGGTGGGAGCGGTTCGAGTGGTCTGTGCTGCTGCCACGCTGGCTGGAGACGGAGGCCTTGTTGCGGTCCGGAAATGAAGCCCTCGCCTTTGAGGACCTGGAGCGCCTGCGTCAGGCTGCTGCCGGGTACCCGCGGCTGCACCTGGTGTACCTGCAATGCCTCGCGGTGACCACAGCGTGGGAAGGTCGAACTTCGGACGCTGTACTCGCGCTGGCGGAAGCGCAGGAGTTGAGCGAGGCTCTGGCTTTACCTGGGACCCTCTGGCGAGTCCGGCTGGCCGGGTCACATTCACTTCAGAATAAAGTGAGTGCAGGTGAGACCCGCGGGCGGGCGTATGAAGTGGCAGCGCGCGTAGGGCCGTCGCCCTCGGAACGAGCTCAACGTGCTGCATGGTTGAGACATGTCAAGCACGTGGATCAGATGGTTGCTCAAATGTTTGGACTCCGCTAGCACCATTCCGTGAGCTGGGGAGTGGCAAGAGGAGGGTGGGCCAGACTGAAGGTCCGTGACGCCGATGATTGTAAAGATCCTTGGTCGCTCGATCATGGACCTTTACAAGGTGGTCAGGGCTCTCATCAGACCTCATGTACAACCAGAAGGCACCCTCGATCACAACGAACTGACTACGATCAGCACCGTTGCTTAATTGGTGTTAAGCGACACCTCCTCATCAACAAGATGCTGAGTTGCTGACCCACATTCCACGCGGCGAACATCCTGCGGTTTCTTCGCGGCGATGGACCATCAGACCCCACCCGAATCTTAAAAAGATGATGATCTCATAGCTGACAGGCGTGAGAAAAACATGTGGTCCAATGACCGACA is from Deinococcus malanensis and encodes:
- a CDS encoding BTAD domain-containing putative transcriptional regulator yields the protein MTRPQQASDSPYPLEFLFLGSPEVRSAGQSWHPRTRKTLALLAYLMLNPAPHARDRLAAMLWPDAERQQGRASVRTSLAQIAALLSRQSTLLITDRDHVALNSATLWVDVHRLTAHAAMTTQTSRELAETAALYRGDLLNGLDFPDLPEYTEWLETERETARLALDRLLSLQILRHQQAGELEAAVDAARQRLRHDPLNEAAHARLIELHVQSDQPTAALAAYRSCKQTLERELGISPSAATTALMATLPKDPPSGWTSPHPDPGSPHLVGRDDAWLRLSEAWARHQTVFVTGVPGVGKTRLVHDFVRSQPGTPLFRQARPGERHVPYASQVEVLRTLVNARGNLPSLLPPWVQHELARLLPEFGAASQEPIQNQTDWLRLHDALGVALQAGSTVLSAVVIDDLHSFDPTSLDVILYLLGKRQAERTCRHIYTYRQGELPPAFESSLQSFVERGQAVILEVEPLGQMHVAEMIDRFLPGKLLKRRTDELPAVAALLHRFTGGNPLFVLETLRALQEQGRLDTLTPERFENRRRALRFPRTASVTTVITSRLSNLSVEALTLARVAAVMDEHFTLHRGAAILGWALPALGTASEELERTHVWSGPKFSHDLLQETVLESIPESTGSLFHAAALEVLKDDAVPAAVLLRHAQRAGKKAETVRYGLRAGLDAYRLRALTLAAAYLEEVRSALKQSAEQGGTALLTDQDRFELYRALHRSYWESGLNLPAREGEVLQELFDWEDQVKDETVRREIQYERADRHVVMTGDGEPMRQLLTTWISDARAHGRARDELHAVRELALLEWSLGQFHAAQSASERALHVAQQVADGQLVGAVTGELAYHTSSSGDWKHAEDLFQVAARDTDQQHAFQHAEITWTRAVNQIHLGRAKEAAGDLRQAVAGWAALEEHVRGLHARVALGAALVEVGNYSEVSALAASCAEESQTTEWLGFATMSTAALLWWHLGRVREARRTLDAAGQCVVRPQGFGPLVRCRSASLRCALAAYGGQWTAAARAAGDAVEARRELGWERFEWSVLLPRWLETEALLRSGNEALAFEDLERLRQAAAGYPRLHLVYLQCLAVTTAWEGRTSDAVLALAEAQELSEALALPGTLWRVRLAGSHSLQNKVSAGETRGRAYEVAARVGPSPSERAQRAAWLRHVKHVDQMVAQMFGLR